In Cedecea neteri, a single genomic region encodes these proteins:
- a CDS encoding GNAT family N-acetyltransferase, which produces MMITEAPRLETERLILRHFTLDDYEALVACWSDPEMVKFIGGGKPQDGEMSWARLMRYIGHWQALGYGYWALFEKQSGRFVGSFGFQEAKRNLTPALVHPEAGWSLIPAVHGKGYAAEALSAVLSWADDNFSGPVCCIIDDDNQRSIGLAERFGFAFQHYVEYHGKQIRMFLRPNNR; this is translated from the coding sequence ATGATGATTACTGAAGCCCCACGTCTTGAAACGGAACGCCTGATCCTGCGCCACTTTACGCTGGACGACTATGAGGCGCTGGTTGCCTGTTGGTCCGATCCGGAGATGGTGAAGTTTATCGGCGGCGGAAAACCGCAGGATGGTGAAATGAGCTGGGCGCGCCTGATGCGTTATATTGGTCACTGGCAGGCGCTGGGCTACGGTTACTGGGCGCTGTTTGAAAAACAGAGTGGGCGATTCGTGGGGTCGTTTGGTTTCCAGGAAGCTAAACGGAATCTCACCCCGGCTTTGGTACATCCGGAGGCAGGCTGGTCGCTTATTCCTGCGGTACACGGTAAAGGCTATGCGGCGGAGGCGCTCAGCGCGGTGTTAAGTTGGGCGGATGACAATTTCAGCGGGCCGGTATGCTGCATCATTGATGACGATAATCAGCGTTCTATTGGCCTGGCAGAGCGCTTCGGTTTTGCTTTCCAGCACTACGTTGAGTACCACGGGAAGCAAATAAGAATGTTCCTTCGCCCGAACAATCGCTAA
- the rsmF gene encoding 16S rRNA (cytosine(1407)-C(5))-methyltransferase RsmF: MAQSTAVYLPQPFLDAIRDALPADQTLESFIEYCQQPLRRSLRVNTLKISVADFLTLVAPYNWRLTPVPWCNEGFWIEREDEESLPLGSTAEHLSGLFYIQEASSMLPVAALFADGNQPQRVMDVAAAPGSKTTQIAARMNNAGAILANEYSASRVKVLHANISRCGISNVALTHFDGRVFGAALPESFDAILLDAPCSGEGVVRKDPDALRNWSPESTAEIAGTQRELIESAFHALRPGGTLVYSTCTLNRQENQDVCQWLLDTWPDAGEIAPLNELFPEADRALTPEGFLHVFPQIYDCEGFFVARLRKTASIEPLPAPGYKVGKFPFAPMKGKAAVELTAAAAKSGLTWGNELSLWQRDKEIWLFPTEIEPLIGKVRFSRIGLKLAEQHNKGFRWQHEAVVSLVKSDNPLCFPLTEAEAEEWYRGRDIYPEVTPSRDEVIVTFQGQPLGLARKVGSRLKNSYPRELVRDGKLFAAPQAG, from the coding sequence ATGGCTCAATCGACTGCCGTTTATCTTCCTCAACCTTTTCTCGACGCGATTCGTGACGCACTCCCCGCCGACCAGACACTGGAAAGCTTTATCGAATACTGCCAGCAGCCGCTGCGCCGCAGCCTGCGCGTCAATACGCTGAAGATATCCGTGGCTGACTTTCTGACGCTCGTCGCGCCTTATAACTGGCGTTTAACGCCGGTACCGTGGTGCAACGAGGGTTTCTGGATTGAACGTGAAGATGAAGAAAGCCTGCCGCTGGGCAGCACCGCAGAGCATTTGAGCGGCCTGTTCTATATTCAGGAAGCCAGTTCAATGCTGCCCGTTGCCGCGCTGTTTGCTGACGGCAACCAGCCGCAGCGAGTGATGGACGTTGCCGCCGCACCGGGCTCAAAAACAACCCAGATTGCCGCCCGCATGAATAACGCCGGCGCAATTCTTGCCAATGAATATTCCGCCAGCCGGGTAAAAGTCCTGCATGCCAACATCAGCCGCTGTGGGATCAGCAACGTGGCGCTGACGCATTTTGATGGACGCGTATTCGGTGCCGCCCTGCCGGAATCCTTCGACGCCATTCTGCTGGACGCCCCCTGCTCCGGTGAAGGTGTGGTGCGAAAAGATCCTGATGCGCTGCGCAACTGGTCGCCTGAAAGTACAGCTGAAATTGCCGGAACCCAGCGCGAATTGATCGAGAGTGCTTTTCATGCACTCAGACCTGGCGGGACGCTGGTCTACTCGACCTGCACGCTGAATCGCCAGGAAAACCAGGATGTCTGCCAATGGCTGCTGGATACCTGGCCGGACGCGGGAGAAATAGCCCCCCTGAATGAACTTTTCCCGGAAGCCGATCGTGCGCTGACTCCGGAAGGTTTCCTGCACGTATTCCCGCAGATTTATGACTGTGAAGGCTTCTTCGTTGCGCGCTTGCGCAAAACGGCCTCTATCGAACCGCTGCCGGCTCCGGGCTATAAAGTCGGGAAATTCCCCTTCGCGCCGATGAAAGGCAAAGCCGCTGTCGAACTGACCGCCGCGGCGGCAAAATCGGGCCTGACCTGGGGCAATGAGCTGAGCTTATGGCAGCGGGACAAAGAAATCTGGCTGTTCCCAACTGAGATTGAGCCGCTTATCGGTAAAGTGCGTTTTTCTCGCATTGGCCTGAAGCTCGCCGAACAGCATAACAAAGGTTTCCGCTGGCAGCATGAAGCCGTGGTTTCTCTGGTCAAAAGTGACAACCCACTTTGCTTCCCGCTGACCGAGGCCGAAGCCGAGGAGTGGTATCGTGGGCGGGATATCTATCCAGAAGTGACACCGTCACGAGATGAAGTGATTGTCACTTTTCAGGGGCAACCGCTCGGCCTGGCGCGCAAAGTTGGCTCACGCCTTAAGAACAGCTATCCAAGGGAATTAGTGCGCGACGGCAAGCTTTTCGCCGCCCCGCAGGCTGGCTAA
- the prc gene encoding carboxy terminal-processing peptidase codes for MNKLFKLTAIASLLFVAGSALALDNITRADQIPQLKEEAQHATVSERVTSRFTRSHYRQFDLDANFSAKIFDRYLNLLDYSHNVLLASDVAQFAAKKGQIGDELRSGKLDVFYDLYNLGQKRRFERYEYALKVLAKPMDFTGNDTINLDRSKAPWPTSVDELDKLWDAKVKYDELSLKLTGKTEQEIRETLTKRYQFAIRRLAQSNSEDVFSLAMTAFAHEIDPHTNYLSPRSTEQFNTEMSLSLEGIGAVLQMDDDYTLINSMVAGGPAAKSKAITVGDRIVGVGQTGKPMVDVIGWRLDDVVALIKGPKGSKVRLEILPAGKGTKTRTVTLTRERIRLEDRAVKMSVKTVGKDKVGVLDIPGFYVGLTDDVKVQLQKLEKQNVKSVIIDLRSNGGGALTEAVSLSGLFIPSGPVVQVRDNNGKVREDSDTDGVVYYKGPLVVLVDRFSASASEIFAAAMQDYGRALIVGEPTFGKGTVQQYRSLNRIYDQMLRPEWPALGSVQYTIQKFYRINGGSTQRKGVTPDIMMPTGTEQTETGEKFEDNALPWDSINAATYVKTGDLTPFEPELLKLHQDRIAKDPEFQYIMKDIARFNALKEKRNAVSLNYAVREKENQEDDATRLARINDRFKREGKAPIKKLDDLPKDYQEPDPYLDETVHIAIDLAGMEQDRPAEQPAAK; via the coding sequence ATGAACAAACTCTTTAAGCTTACGGCCATCGCCAGCCTGCTGTTCGTGGCAGGCAGTGCCCTGGCCCTGGACAACATTACTCGTGCTGATCAAATTCCTCAATTAAAGGAAGAAGCTCAGCACGCCACGGTGAGTGAGCGCGTGACCTCGAGATTTACGCGCTCGCATTACCGCCAGTTCGATCTGGACGCCAACTTTTCGGCAAAAATCTTTGACCGCTACCTGAACTTGCTGGATTACAGCCATAACGTGCTGTTGGCCAGCGACGTCGCCCAGTTCGCTGCGAAGAAAGGGCAGATTGGCGACGAGCTGCGCAGCGGTAAGCTCGATGTTTTTTACGATCTTTATAATCTGGGTCAGAAGCGCCGTTTTGAACGCTACGAGTACGCCTTAAAGGTGCTGGCGAAGCCGATGGATTTCACCGGTAACGACACCATCAATCTGGATCGCAGCAAGGCGCCGTGGCCAACGAGTGTTGATGAGCTGGATAAGCTCTGGGATGCGAAAGTTAAATACGACGAGCTGAGCCTGAAGCTGACCGGTAAAACTGAGCAGGAAATTCGTGAAACCCTGACCAAGCGCTACCAGTTTGCCATCCGCCGTCTGGCGCAAAGCAACAGTGAAGATGTGTTCTCGCTGGCGATGACTGCGTTTGCTCATGAGATTGATCCGCATACGAACTATCTCTCTCCGCGCAGCACCGAGCAGTTCAACACCGAAATGAGCCTGTCTTTAGAAGGCATCGGGGCGGTACTGCAAATGGATGATGATTATACGCTGATCAACTCCATGGTTGCCGGTGGTCCGGCGGCGAAGAGCAAGGCGATTACCGTCGGCGATCGCATTGTTGGCGTCGGCCAAACGGGTAAACCGATGGTTGACGTTATCGGCTGGCGTCTGGACGACGTTGTGGCGCTGATTAAAGGGCCGAAAGGCAGCAAAGTTCGCCTTGAAATCCTGCCAGCGGGCAAAGGCACCAAAACGCGTACCGTGACGCTGACCCGCGAACGTATTCGCCTCGAAGACCGTGCGGTTAAAATGTCTGTGAAGACAGTCGGCAAAGACAAAGTTGGCGTGCTGGATATCCCTGGCTTCTACGTTGGCCTCACTGATGATGTGAAGGTTCAGCTGCAGAAGCTGGAAAAACAGAACGTGAAGAGCGTGATTATCGATCTGCGTTCTAACGGCGGCGGCGCACTGACTGAAGCGGTGTCTCTTTCCGGTCTGTTTATTCCTAGTGGCCCGGTCGTTCAGGTTCGCGACAACAACGGTAAGGTCCGTGAAGATAGCGATACTGACGGCGTGGTCTACTACAAAGGGCCGCTCGTGGTGCTGGTTGACCGCTTTAGCGCCTCGGCGTCTGAAATCTTTGCGGCGGCGATGCAGGACTATGGCCGCGCGCTGATTGTCGGCGAACCGACCTTCGGGAAAGGCACCGTGCAGCAGTACCGCTCGCTGAATCGCATTTACGATCAGATGCTGCGTCCGGAATGGCCTGCGCTGGGTTCGGTTCAGTACACCATTCAAAAGTTCTACCGCATCAACGGCGGCAGTACTCAGCGTAAAGGTGTGACTCCGGACATCATGATGCCGACCGGCACTGAGCAAACCGAGACCGGCGAGAAGTTCGAAGATAACGCGTTGCCCTGGGACAGCATCAACGCAGCGACCTATGTGAAAACCGGTGACCTTACGCCGTTCGAACCTGAGTTGCTGAAGCTGCATCAGGATCGCATCGCCAAAGATCCTGAATTCCAGTACATCATGAAGGACATTGCTCGCTTCAATGCCCTGAAGGAAAAGCGTAACGCTGTTTCTCTGAATTATGCGGTACGTGAAAAAGAGAATCAGGAAGACGACGCGACGCGCCTGGCCAGAATCAACGATCGCTTCAAGCGGGAAGGTAAAGCGCCGATTAAGAAACTCGACGATTTACCGAAGGATTACCAGGAGCCCGATCCGTATCTCGACGAGACGGTACACATTGCCATCGATCTTGCCGGTATGGAGCAAGACAGGCCGGCTGAACAACCGGCGGCAAAATAA
- the proQ gene encoding RNA chaperone ProQ has protein sequence MENQPKLNSSKEVIAFLAERFPQCFSAEGEARPLKIGIFQDLVSRVEGEMSLSKTQLRSALRLYTSSWRYLHGIKAGATRVDLDGNPCGELDEQHVEHARQQLDEAKARVQAQRAEQQAKKREAAAAAGVTEEAPRRERKPRPAAAPRRKEGAERKPRAEKPAPKAPREERRTPVTDISALQVGQAIKVKAGNNAMDATVLEITKDGVRVQLTSGMAMIVRAEHLQF, from the coding sequence ATGGAAAATCAACCTAAGTTGAATAGCAGTAAAGAAGTTATCGCATTTTTGGCCGAGCGTTTCCCTCAATGTTTTAGCGCTGAAGGTGAAGCTCGTCCGTTGAAGATTGGTATCTTCCAGGATTTAGTCTCTCGTGTTGAAGGCGAAATGAGCCTCAGCAAAACGCAGCTTCGTTCAGCATTACGTCTTTATACGTCAAGCTGGCGCTACCTGCACGGCATCAAAGCTGGCGCGACTCGCGTCGATCTTGATGGCAACCCTTGCGGTGAGTTGGACGAACAGCATGTCGAACATGCACGTCAGCAGCTGGATGAAGCAAAAGCCCGCGTTCAGGCGCAGCGCGCTGAGCAGCAGGCGAAGAAACGTGAAGCCGCGGCAGCCGCAGGCGTAACGGAAGAAGCTCCACGTCGCGAACGTAAACCTCGTCCGGCGGCAGCACCGCGTCGTAAAGAAGGGGCGGAGCGTAAACCTCGCGCTGAAAAACCGGCACCTAAGGCACCTCGCGAAGAGCGTCGTACGCCGGTGACCGATATTTCTGCTCTGCAGGTTGGACAGGCCATTAAAGTCAAAGCCGGTAACAACGCAATGGATGCTACCGTACTGGAAATTACCAAAGATGGCGTCCGTGTACAGCTGACTTCTGGTATGGCAATGATCGTACGCGCAGAACACTTGCAGTTCTGA
- a CDS encoding YebW family protein codes for MFALVLFICYLDGGCDELVLEVFTSERQCLSAMSEQRMRHGGCYPVEAFIDGFWRPAQEYSDF; via the coding sequence ATGTTTGCTTTGGTTTTATTTATTTGTTACCTGGACGGCGGCTGCGACGAACTGGTGCTGGAAGTCTTCACCAGCGAACGTCAGTGTCTGAGTGCAATGAGCGAACAGCGGATGCGCCACGGCGGCTGTTACCCGGTGGAAGCATTTATCGATGGGTTCTGGCGGCCTGCCCAGGAGTACAGCGACTTCTGA
- a CDS encoding GAF domain-containing protein, whose product MNKEQFYADLNRDFSALMAGETSFLATLANTSALLFERLDGVNWAGFYLLEAQTLVLGPFQGKIACVRIPVGKGVCGTAVATGTVQRVEDVHAFDGHIACDAASNSEIVLPLTVDGQTIGVLDIDSTEYGRFSEEDEKGLKTLVSQLSDVLSGTDFKKFFPR is encoded by the coding sequence ATGAACAAAGAACAATTTTACGCGGATTTGAACCGCGATTTTAGTGCGTTAATGGCAGGTGAAACCAGCTTCCTCGCAACACTGGCGAATACCAGTGCTTTGCTCTTTGAACGCCTTGATGGCGTCAACTGGGCAGGATTCTACCTTCTCGAAGCCCAAACGCTAGTTCTGGGGCCCTTCCAGGGCAAAATTGCCTGCGTAAGAATCCCTGTCGGTAAGGGCGTATGCGGCACAGCCGTCGCAACAGGCACGGTTCAGCGTGTCGAAGATGTGCATGCTTTCGACGGGCACATTGCCTGCGATGCGGCCAGCAATTCTGAAATTGTGCTGCCGCTGACGGTTGACGGCCAGACGATTGGCGTCCTGGATATCGACAGCACCGAGTATGGCCGTTTTTCAGAAGAAGACGAAAAGGGTTTAAAAACCTTGGTTTCTCAGCTTTCAGACGTGCTGAGCGGCACTGATTTTAAAAAATTCTTCCCTCGATAG
- the yebS gene encoding membrane integrity lipid transport subunit YebS → MKIHAISQALPQARYQRCPQCDTLFSLPQVKSTQSAYCPCCDARVHHGRDWSLTRLGAMAVAMLVLMPVAFSDPLLRIYLLGSSIDADVMQGIWQMASQGDVLTAAVVLFCVVGAPATLVAAIAYLCFGNILGMNLRPVLLMLDKLKEWVMLDIYLVGIGVACIKVREYAFIQPGPGLIAFIALVVLSLLTMIHLNIEQLWERFYPQRPARAFNTQLRVCLGCHFTGVPDERGRCPRCHIPLYHRRKQSLQKSWAALVASLVFLLPANLLPISIIYVNGARQEDTILSGIISLAHSNIAVAAVVFIASILVPFTKVIVLITLLISIHFKCQQGLRTRILLLRFVTWIGRWSMLDLFVIALMMSLVNRDQLLAFTMGPAAVFFGAAVILTILAVEWLDSRLLWDAHESGNARFTD, encoded by the coding sequence ATGAAAATACACGCCATCAGTCAGGCATTGCCTCAGGCACGTTATCAGCGTTGTCCCCAATGCGATACCCTTTTCTCTCTGCCCCAGGTTAAATCAACACAAAGTGCCTACTGCCCTTGCTGTGATGCAAGAGTGCATCATGGCCGTGACTGGTCATTGACGCGCCTGGGGGCCATGGCCGTGGCGATGCTGGTGCTCATGCCCGTCGCCTTTTCCGATCCGCTACTGCGTATTTATCTGCTGGGTTCGAGTATTGATGCCGACGTTATGCAGGGCATTTGGCAGATGGCAAGTCAGGGGGATGTGCTCACCGCCGCCGTCGTGCTCTTTTGCGTCGTCGGCGCCCCGGCCACGCTGGTCGCGGCTATTGCCTACCTCTGCTTCGGCAACATTCTCGGCATGAACCTCCGCCCGGTGCTGCTGATGCTGGATAAGCTTAAAGAGTGGGTGATGCTGGATATCTATCTGGTGGGCATTGGCGTGGCCTGCATTAAGGTTCGCGAGTACGCGTTTATCCAGCCAGGCCCTGGACTGATCGCTTTTATTGCGTTGGTGGTCTTGAGTCTGCTGACCATGATCCACCTGAACATTGAACAGCTATGGGAGCGTTTTTACCCTCAGCGCCCCGCTCGCGCCTTTAACACGCAGCTGCGGGTTTGCCTGGGCTGCCATTTTACCGGCGTTCCTGACGAACGAGGGCGCTGCCCTCGCTGCCACATCCCGCTGTACCATCGTCGTAAGCAAAGCTTACAAAAATCCTGGGCAGCACTGGTTGCCTCCCTGGTCTTTCTGCTTCCGGCTAACCTGCTGCCGATCTCTATTATTTACGTGAACGGGGCACGCCAGGAAGACACCATTCTTTCGGGCATCATTTCCCTGGCGCACAGTAATATCGCCGTTGCCGCCGTGGTGTTTATTGCCAGTATCCTGGTGCCGTTTACTAAAGTTATTGTATTGATTACGCTACTGATCAGTATTCATTTCAAATGCCAGCAGGGATTACGAACCCGCATATTATTGCTGCGCTTTGTCACCTGGATTGGCCGCTGGTCTATGCTCGATCTGTTTGTCATCGCGTTGATGATGTCACTGGTTAACCGTGACCAGCTGTTAGCCTTTACGATGGGTCCCGCTGCGGTCTTCTTTGGCGCGGCGGTTATATTAACTATTCTTGCCGTCGAATGGCTGGATAGCCGACTACTTTGGGACGCACATGAGTCAGGAAACGCCCGCTTCACCGACTGA
- a CDS encoding YebV family protein yields the protein MTKTNVRIGIFEIDDAELHGEQQGDRTLSIPCKSDPDLCMQLDAWDGATSIPAVLDGEHSVLYLQHYDRQRDAWVMRLA from the coding sequence ATGACAAAGACCAACGTTCGGATCGGCATCTTCGAGATCGATGATGCCGAATTACACGGTGAACAACAGGGGGATCGAACGTTAAGCATTCCCTGCAAGTCCGACCCTGACCTGTGCATGCAGTTGGATGCCTGGGATGGGGCAACTTCTATCCCCGCCGTACTGGACGGCGAACATTCCGTACTTTACCTGCAGCATTACGATCGCCAGCGCGATGCCTGGGTTATGCGCCTTGCATAA
- a CDS encoding PqiB family protein: MSQETPASPTEARIKTKRRISPFWLLPVIALLIAGWLIWTTYQERGNTVTIDFISADGIVAGRTPVRYQGVEVGTVQNISLSDDLRKIEVKVSIKSDMKDALREDTQFWLVTPKASLAGVSGLDALVGGNYIGMMPGKGEPRDHFTALDTQPKYRLDNGELMIHLHAPDLGSLNSGSLVYFRKIPVGRVYDYAINKNKQGVTVDVLIDRRFTSLVKKGSRFWNVSGVKADVGLSGAKVQLESLAALVNGAIAFDSPDDSEPAKADDEFGLYEDLAHSQRGVIINLDLPSGDGLKAGSTKLMYQGLEVGSLTKLNLNQGGAVTGEMTVDPGVVSLMRSGTRIELRSPKISLDNPSISTLLTGSTFELVPGDGEPQDRFTVVSSDQTPLQQPNVLTLSLTAPESYGIDAGQPIILHGIQIGQVVARELSAKGVTFSVAIEPQYRHLLQGDSKFVVNSRIDVKLGMDGVEFLGASANEWVNGGIRVLPGSKGEMKSSYPLYANLEKAIENSLSDIPTTTLTLTASSLPDIQTGSVVLYRKFQVGEIIAIRPRADNFDIDVHIKPEYRKLLTPNTVFWAEGGAKVQLNGSGLTVQASPLSRALKGAISFDNMTGASVGQVKGEKRVLYASETAARAVGSQITLHTFDAGKLSAGMPIRYLGIDIGQLESLNLTQSRNEVEAKAVLYPEYVSTFARAGTRFSVVTPQISAAGVDHLDTILQPYINVEPGRGDPRRDFELQEASITDSRYSDGLNIVLEVPEAGSLSIGTPVLFRGIEVGTVTGMTLGNLSDRVMVGLRISKRYQHLVRDNSVFWLASGYSLDFGLTGGVVKTGTFNQFIRGGIAFATPPGIPLSPKAEAGKHFLLLESEPKEWRQWGTALPR, encoded by the coding sequence ATGAGTCAGGAAACGCCCGCTTCACCGACTGAAGCGAGAATTAAAACGAAACGCCGGATTTCCCCTTTCTGGTTATTACCTGTTATTGCGTTACTGATTGCCGGCTGGCTGATCTGGACGACTTACCAGGAGCGCGGTAACACCGTGACCATCGACTTTATCTCCGCCGACGGGATAGTTGCTGGCCGCACGCCCGTGCGCTACCAGGGCGTTGAAGTGGGTACCGTGCAAAACATCAGCCTGAGCGATGACCTGCGTAAAATCGAAGTCAAAGTCAGCATCAAAAGCGATATGAAGGATGCACTGCGGGAAGACACGCAATTCTGGCTGGTGACGCCGAAGGCTTCCCTCGCCGGAGTATCCGGGCTTGATGCCCTGGTGGGCGGGAACTACATCGGCATGATGCCGGGTAAAGGCGAGCCGCGAGACCATTTTACCGCCCTCGATACCCAACCTAAATATCGTCTGGATAACGGCGAGCTGATGATTCACCTCCACGCCCCGGATTTAGGCTCCCTTAACAGCGGGTCGCTGGTCTATTTCCGCAAAATTCCGGTTGGCCGCGTGTATGACTATGCCATCAATAAGAACAAGCAGGGCGTCACTGTCGACGTGCTTATCGATCGCCGCTTTACCAGCCTGGTGAAAAAAGGCAGTCGTTTCTGGAATGTGTCCGGGGTGAAGGCCGATGTTGGCCTGAGTGGAGCTAAAGTTCAGCTAGAAAGCCTGGCGGCCCTGGTTAATGGCGCTATTGCTTTCGATTCACCTGACGATTCAGAACCGGCCAAAGCGGATGATGAATTCGGCCTGTACGAAGACCTGGCACACAGCCAGCGCGGCGTCATTATTAACCTCGATCTCCCGAGCGGGGATGGCCTCAAAGCAGGATCAACTAAGTTGATGTATCAGGGGCTGGAGGTGGGTTCTCTCACTAAGTTAAACCTCAATCAAGGCGGTGCCGTCACAGGGGAAATGACCGTTGACCCCGGCGTGGTTAGCCTGATGCGTAGCGGCACGCGTATAGAACTCCGTAGCCCAAAAATCTCGCTGGATAATCCGAGCATCAGCACGTTACTGACGGGCAGCACCTTTGAACTTGTGCCGGGTGACGGCGAGCCGCAGGATCGCTTCACCGTGGTCTCCAGCGATCAAACTCCGCTCCAGCAGCCGAATGTGCTAACGCTTTCGCTGACGGCCCCTGAAAGCTACGGCATTGATGCCGGGCAACCGATTATCCTGCACGGGATACAAATCGGCCAGGTTGTGGCGCGAGAACTTTCAGCGAAAGGCGTCACGTTCTCCGTCGCCATTGAACCGCAATACCGCCATCTCCTTCAGGGCGACAGTAAATTCGTGGTCAACAGCCGCATTGATGTGAAGCTTGGCATGGACGGCGTGGAATTCCTGGGTGCCAGCGCTAACGAATGGGTCAACGGTGGTATACGCGTGCTGCCGGGCAGCAAAGGCGAGATGAAAAGCAGTTATCCGCTCTACGCCAACCTGGAAAAAGCGATTGAAAACAGCCTGAGCGACATCCCGACCACCACGCTGACGCTGACGGCCTCCAGCCTGCCTGATATCCAGACCGGCTCCGTGGTGCTGTACCGCAAATTCCAGGTAGGCGAAATCATCGCCATCCGCCCTCGCGCCGATAACTTTGATATTGATGTTCACATCAAGCCGGAATACCGCAAGTTGCTGACGCCAAACACCGTATTTTGGGCTGAAGGCGGCGCGAAAGTTCAGCTTAACGGCAGCGGGTTAACGGTGCAGGCCTCGCCGCTCTCTCGTGCGCTCAAAGGAGCCATCAGCTTTGACAACATGACCGGCGCCAGCGTCGGGCAGGTAAAAGGTGAGAAACGCGTACTTTACGCCTCTGAAACCGCGGCAAGAGCGGTGGGCAGCCAGATAACGCTGCACACGTTCGATGCAGGGAAACTTTCCGCCGGGATGCCAATTCGTTATCTGGGCATTGATATCGGCCAGCTCGAGTCGCTGAACCTGACGCAATCCCGCAACGAAGTGGAAGCGAAAGCAGTACTTTATCCTGAGTATGTGTCTACCTTCGCACGCGCCGGCACCCGCTTCTCCGTTGTCACACCGCAGATCTCTGCGGCGGGCGTCGATCATCTGGATACCATCCTCCAGCCTTACATCAACGTTGAGCCGGGCAGAGGCGACCCGCGCCGCGACTTCGAGCTGCAGGAAGCGTCAATTACCGACTCCCGTTACTCCGACGGGCTGAACATCGTGCTGGAAGTGCCTGAAGCCGGATCGCTGAGCATCGGCACGCCGGTTCTCTTCCGTGGGATTGAAGTCGGCACGGTTACGGGTATGACGCTGGGCAATCTCTCTGACCGTGTGATGGTCGGCCTGCGCATCAGCAAGCGTTACCAGCATCTGGTTCGGGACAACTCCGTCTTCTGGCTGGCTTCCGGCTACAGCCTCGACTTTGGCTTAACAGGCGGCGTGGTGAAAACCGGGACCTTTAATCAGTTTATTCGCGGTGGCATTGCGTTTGCGACGCCGCCGGGAATCCCGCTTTCCCCTAAAGCAGAGGCCGGAAAACACTTCCTGCTGTTGGAAAGTGAGCCGAAAGAGTGGCGTCAATGGGGCACCGCCCTGCCTCGCTAA